AGTGGACTGATTCGCCTGGTTTTCCTGGGTGTTGCTCTGATCTTCCGGTCGCCTCGGGGGTATCTCCGATTGCTGCGTGACCTTTGCGGGGTGGGACGCGTTGGGTACATGAGTCCGACGATCGGACAACTGGGCTCGGTGGGGGCCTCGGGTACGGGTGGGGGGTGTAGGGGTGCGGCGGAAGGTCTGGCTGGGTGAGGGGGAGACGGAGCGGGTGGCGTGCGCGTCGGCGTCCGCGTTCCGGGGCCTGGATGCCGTCAGCGGTGAGGTGCTGGGGGTCGATGCGCTCGGCAATCGGGTGGGCTGGCTGACCGCTCTGGTCGAGAGCATGTGCACGTCAGTGACCGGCGCCCGTTGGAACCGTCCGGATCTGGCCCGGCTCGCCTCCGGCAAGGACCGGTCGGGGGTGCGCTTGCCGTCGAACGCGTGGATGGCGCTGCGGATGCTGGGCTGGGCGGCCACCGTGCCCGAAGGACTGTACGTTCCTGACCGGGTGCGGCGGGTCGCCGAGGAGCAGGCCGGGCGGGCGCTGCGCTCCGCCTGGTGGCGTACTCAGATCACCGACGCGGTACTGGCCACCTGGCCCACCGGCAACCCCGATCCGATGCGGCGCACCGCGGGCGAGTGGGAGGCGCTGCGGGCCGCCTGTCCGGACGGGCAAGCGGTGGCGGCCTCGGTGCTGCGCTCCCGTACCCGGCAGGTGGCCGCCTTCCACACCACGCATGGTCGGCTGCCCGCCGACCTGTGCGAGCTGGAGGCGGCGCCGGACGGCGGCCGTCAGGTGGTGCTCGCCGCCGCCGACAAGCAACTGGCCACACTGACCCGCTGCGAGGACGACCCGGCCCACTACGCGGTCCTGACCGTGCGCCTGCCGGTGCGGCCCGACCCCCGCACCCGCGCCGACTGGCACCCCGTGGTGATCCGGTTCCGCCTGCCGCCCACCATCCCCGTCACGGCCGCCCTGCACGCCCCGACCCTGCGCCTGCGCGGCGGACGCCTGCGCCTGGACCTCGCGCACACCACCGCCGTGCCCACGACCCGGCGGGACGGGCATGTGCGGGCGGTGGCCTTCGACTACGGCCTGAACACCCTCCTCACCGGCGGGACACTGACCCTGACCGGCGGCACCCAGCCGGCCGTGCACACCGACGCAAACCCTGTCTTCTTCCGTGCGGACGGGGTGCTGGCCAAGGCCGACCGGCTGCGTGTGCTGGCCGAACAGCTCTGGGCCAAGGCCGCCCACCTGCAGTCCCTGACCGACGGCCACACCGCATCCGGGCTGCGCCCCGATCCGCTCACCGCGGCGAAACTGGCGGTGCTGCGCACCGAGCACGCCCGGGTGAGCAAGCGTCGTACGCGGCTGAACGAGCAGCTCGCCAAGGCCGCCGCCCACTTCATGGTCGGCCACGCCCGCGCCGCAAGAGCGTCGGTGATCTACCTGGAGGACCTGCGGGACATGGAGGCCCGGGGCAAGGGCCGCACCCTCAACACCCGCCTCTCCTCCAGTGTGCGCGGACAGATCGTCACCCACACCCGCCACCAGGCCGCGAAATACGGCATCACGGTGGTCATCGTCCCCGCCCGCGGCACCTCCAGGTACTGCCCCAGATGCCTGAGCGCCTTCCGCCACCGCGCCGCCCCCGACCGCACCACACCGGGCTGGAAATGGGCGAGCTGCCCCAACACCGCCTGCGGATACAGCACCGACCGGGACGTCGCCGCCTGGCAGCGGATCGGCGCCCGCGGCCTGCAACACCAGCACACAACCGTCCTGGACCGCGCGAGTGGCACCTACGTGATCCGCCGCACGATCAAGGAGCTGGACCAGCCGGTCCGGCACACCACCCACCCCAGGCCCGCCCCCGAGTCCGGTCCGCAGCACACTGCCGCGGACCGGACCAAAGCGGGCCCCACGAGAAAACGCCCTGTGCCCAGGCAGCGACGCAGGGCCCCCGCCCCACCCGGAACACCCGCAGCGCAGACCGCCGTTGCGGGCCCGAGTGGAAAGCGTCCGGCGGGGCGGAAGCCCCAGCCACCCACCCACCGCACCCAGCGGCGGCGCAGGCGGCAGGCACCGCACACGATGAGCACCCCCACCCGGCACCAGCCACACGGGGCCAGACTCGGCGCAGGCTTCCACCTGCACACCCACGCCACCCCCGTCACACGACGGATACAGCCCGGGGCACAGCCGAGATCACTTTTCCCTCTACGACCGGGCGCGCAGCCATGATGAGCCCGGGGCGCACTCGGGCGCGGAGAGCCAGGCACAGGAGCGATCAGTACCGGGTACGGCGAGTGCCAAGGAGGGTTATCAGCCGGAGCGCGGCACGACGGCGGGCAAGCCTTTGGAGGGCGTCGAAACCGAGGAGCGCGACCGTCGGGAGCCGGACGGCGACGGGGAATCCGATCACCGCTAGGCCCTGTCGTCAAATTCCCGTCGTCCGCCAGAAGGGCGGGCCGCGCGCCCGCCGCGGCAGCGACTGATGTCCGCGTAGGTGCGTGCTGTCGGGGTGCCGGGTGTAGGCCACGGCCGCTTCCGGCAGGGCGTCGGCGGGGTACGAGTCCCAGCGGACGCACCTGTCCTTCTCCCGGACCTGCGGTTCGCCCGTCCACCGGCGGGCCCCGGACAACACAGCTAGTCCGCCGTCTTGCGCGCCAGCGCGTTGTTCCCGATCGAGTTGTGCACGCTGAAGCTCACGGCGTCCGAGCGGTAGCGGTCGTCCGACCACTCCGCCGGGCGGCCTTCGTGGGTGGTGGTGACCCGGCGAACCCGCAGGAGCGGACTCGTCCGGCGCACCCTGAGCAGCTCGGCGTCCTGGGCGCCCGCCGCGACCGCGTCGATGACGTGCTCGCCGTAGGCGAAGACCACCCTTGTGTCCTCGTAGAGCCGTTGGGTGACGGATGGGCAGTCCGGCTCGTACGTCGAGGTCGTCTGCTCACTGCCCTTGGTGGTACCGCCCATCGCGTTCGTCGCGGGAATCGGCACGGTGTTGAAGTGGGGACCCGAGTACCTCTCCCGCACGCCGCTGTTCGAGACCTTCGTGGCGATCCAGAACCCGGGCTTCCCTTTCGTCCTCGTCCTGGCCTACGTCGTGATGGCGCTGCCCTTCGTGTACCGGGCCCTGGACTCCGGGCTGCGTGCCATCGACGTGCGCACCCTCGTCGAGGCCGCCCGCAGCTGCGGGGCGAGCTGGCCGCAGGCGCTGGTCGGCGCCGTGCTGCCCAATCTGCGCCGGGCCCTGCTGAACGCCTCCTTCCTCACGCTGGCGCTGGTGCTCGGTGAGTTCACCGTGGCCCAGCTGCTGGGCTTCCAGCCGTTCGCCGTGTGGATCGTGAGCGTCAGCGGATCGCAGGCCCAGCTGTCCGTCGCCGTCTCCGTGCTCAGCGTCTCAGATGAGCTTAGGTTTTCCTGGGTGGGGCTGGGCTTTCGGCCCGCCCCGCGGTGGCTCTTCTCGTCGGTCATGTCCGCCCTCCCATCGGCGTCGCGGCTTTGCCGGGTTCCCGTGGGACGAGCGCCGGAAACCCACCTGGACCGGCGGTCACGTCCGGGACAACGACCTCAGCGGCAACGCATCGACGGCGAGGCGCCTCGGATGGCCGCGTTTACCTCCGCCGACCGTGGGAAGCCGGAGACGATCAAAGCACAATGGCGCAGCAGCGGACTCGCACTGTGCCCATGAAGGAGATCAAAATGGCTACGGGCACTGTGAAGTGGTTCAACGCGGAGAAGGGTTTCGGCTTCATCGCCCAGGACAGCGGTGGCCCCGACGTGTTCGTCCACTACTCGGCCATCGCCAGCACCGGATACCGAGAGCTCAACGAGGGCCAGAAGGTCCAGTTCGACGTGACGCAGGGGCCCAAAGGACCCCAGGCCGAGAACGTCACTCCGGCCTGACCCCGACCTGCTGCCAATAGCGCTGGAGCCCGGTTGGCGAGACCGGGAAACCGGCGCATCAGGGGAAACCGTCGCCAGTTCGTGACGACCCCGTCGAAAGGCAGCATCACGACGGTCAGCATTTCGAACGGAAACAGAAACCGGGCCGGGCGAAGGATCGCGCACCCGCGCCGTGGCCCGGCCGCCGTCAGGGTCGACGCGGGGACGCCAGGCGCGGGCGGACGAGGCCAGTCGGAGCACCGGAGTCAGTCCGAGTCGGTGGGCGGTCTCGGCGGTGGTGACCAGGCAGTCGGCGGACGCGTGGTTCTGGCCGCTGGCGTTCCCCGCGGTGACCGTCGCCTCCGGACCCGTCTTGGCCATAGTGGCCATGACGCGACGAGCCGCTCCGCCGTGGTGTCGGGCCGGAGGTGCTCGTGCCGCTCCCTGGGCTTCTGCACCTCCCCCGGCCCTGACCGCGCGCTCTCGCGAACGGCATCCGGCCGCGCGGGGCGGGCGTCGCCCGCGTAATCACCGAGCTGGCATCCTGGCCCGCGGTGGTCCAGGCGAGAACTCCGCCTGTCCGCCTCCAGAGCCCCGGCATCACGTTCGCGATCACCGCCCTGCGCCGGGGAGCCCGCTCTGATCCACCCGCCGGGCATCGCCCTGATCCACCCGCGCGTCTCGCCCTGATCCACCCGCCGGGCATCCACCGCCCGGCACAGGGTTGCCGGACCGCATTGAAAACGGGTCCGGCAACAGGTCCGGCAAACCCTTGCCCGATCGTCGGCGCGCGACGGTTCAGGTGCCGATCTTGCCGACGCCCACCCCGGCCCGAACGAGGGAGGGCACGTCGGCCGCCGGGTCCAGCGTGTACGAGTAGTAGGTGCGCGGCTCGGTCACCGTGCCGTTGGTCTCGCACGCACCCGACCCGGTGAAGACGTTGCCGCGCTGCACCAGCCGGCCCGGCCCCGACTGGTCGTACCCGCTGGCGGAGTAGCAGGGGTGCGGAACGCTCTCGAAGTAGTTGCCCTCGACCACCACGCCCGCGTTCATGGTCGATGCCACGCCGTAGATGGAGTTCCCCTTGTAGTAGTTGTTGTAGACGTGCACCGGCTCACCGAACCGCACGCGCGGATGCCGCTGCCGTGAGCCGTCGAAGAAGTTGTGGTGGATGGAGACCTTCAGCTTCCCGGCGTCCTGGGTGCCGTTGCCGTCGGAGTGACCGAGCAGCATGCTCTTGTCGGTCTTGTTGAACCAGTTCCACGACACGGTGACGTACTGGGAGCCGCGGACGACGTCGATCGCCCCGTCGACCGCCCCGACGAACTCGTTGTGGTCGATCCAGATGTGGTGCGACTCCTGGCCCACGTTGACGGCGTCGTCCTCGGCATTGGTGAACTTGATGTTCCGCACGATGACGTTGTAGGAGCGGTAGAAGTCCAGGCCGCCGCCGTTGATGACGCCCGAGGAA
The nucleotide sequence above comes from Streptomyces sp. NL15-2K. Encoded proteins:
- a CDS encoding zinc ribbon domain-containing protein is translated as MRRKVWLGEGETERVACASASAFRGLDAVSGEVLGVDALGNRVGWLTALVESMCTSVTGARWNRPDLARLASGKDRSGVRLPSNAWMALRMLGWAATVPEGLYVPDRVRRVAEEQAGRALRSAWWRTQITDAVLATWPTGNPDPMRRTAGEWEALRAACPDGQAVAASVLRSRTRQVAAFHTTHGRLPADLCELEAAPDGGRQVVLAAADKQLATLTRCEDDPAHYAVLTVRLPVRPDPRTRADWHPVVIRFRLPPTIPVTAALHAPTLRLRGGRLRLDLAHTTAVPTTRRDGHVRAVAFDYGLNTLLTGGTLTLTGGTQPAVHTDANPVFFRADGVLAKADRLRVLAEQLWAKAAHLQSLTDGHTASGLRPDPLTAAKLAVLRTEHARVSKRRTRLNEQLAKAAAHFMVGHARAARASVIYLEDLRDMEARGKGRTLNTRLSSSVRGQIVTHTRHQAAKYGITVVIVPARGTSRYCPRCLSAFRHRAAPDRTTPGWKWASCPNTACGYSTDRDVAAWQRIGARGLQHQHTTVLDRASGTYVIRRTIKELDQPVRHTTHPRPAPESGPQHTAADRTKAGPTRKRPVPRQRRRAPAPPGTPAAQTAVAGPSGKRPAGRKPQPPTHRTQRRRRRQAPHTMSTPTRHQPHGARLGAGFHLHTHATPVTRRIQPGAQPRSLFPLRPGAQP
- a CDS encoding cold-shock protein, with translation MATGTVKWFNAEKGFGFIAQDSGGPDVFVHYSAIASTGYRELNEGQKVQFDVTQGPKGPQAENVTPA
- a CDS encoding pectate lyase — its product is MRSLRSTRTVPALALALLLGAAAVPAGSGSAAAQPPAPLAETSPTGFAAVNALGQNGTTGGAGGPTVTATTTDQFLEYIDTTGPLVIRVQGTINITSKQGVRPNKTIVGVGSSGVINGGGLDFYRSYNVIVRNIKFTNAEDDAVNVGQESHHIWIDHNEFVGAVDGAIDVVRGSQYVTVSWNWFNKTDKSMLLGHSDGNGTQDAGKLKVSIHHNFFDGSRQRHPRVRFGEPVHVYNNYYKGNSIYGVASTMNAGVVVEGNYFESVPHPCYSASGYDQSGPGRLVQRGNVFTGSGACETNGTVTEPRTYYSYTLDPAADVPSLVRAGVGVGKIGT